A genomic window from Populus nigra chromosome 7, ddPopNigr1.1, whole genome shotgun sequence includes:
- the LOC133698577 gene encoding probable receptor-like protein kinase At5g24010, producing METKTLLLLSLTLLSLVSFSTSFTPTDNYLINCGSNTNTSFIPTDSRIFGADSTSQGSIFPSKGLSISPKNQNPSPNSPTLYNTARVFTTASSYKFSTKRNGTHFIRLHFFPFKAQDLDLSTAKFSVLVNGNLLLSDFSTKVVVLKEYVFRVDDNALEILFSPVGKSSFGFVNAIEVFSAPKDFILDEGAKLVSANGIEVYKNLSSHVLETIHRINVGGSKLVPFNDTVWRTWIPDEDFLVFKYAAKRAVTTRAPNYQIGGASREIAPENVYMTAQQLNKDNNPIQSRFNITWDFPVGSVGVRHLVRLHFCDIVSISLNQLYFDVYLNEYSAESDFDLSSLTFHVLSSPMYVDYIVDSNDLGAVRVSVGPSAISGPLKVNAILNGVEIMKMINPSGSQSGSKKRTVWIAVGSSIGGFVVLCLIVFVVTLSCKCKKKKPKPRRVESAGWTPVCVYGGSTHGRMSEVTVNEYRSLKIPFADVQLATNNFDNRLKIGSGGFGIVFKGVLKDNTKVAVKRGLPGSRQGLPEFQSEITVLSKIRHHHLVSLIGYCEEQSEMILVYEYMEKGPLKEHLYGPGCSHLSWKQRLEICIGAARGIHYLHTGSAQGIIHRDIKSTNILLDENYVSKVADFGLSRSGPCLDETHVSTGVKGSFGYLDPEYFRRQQLTDKSDVYSFGVVLLEVLCARPAVDPLLATEQVNLAEWAMQWQKKGMLEQIIDPHLAGQIKQNSLKKFGETAEKCVADYGVDRPSMGDVLWNLEHAFQLQESGSEPSREPREDSNVNAPELPSPRIAPQDPSNNSETETDSGDGTSEIKNSQVFSQLMTNDGR from the coding sequence TCCTACAGATAGCAGAATTTTTGGAGCTGATTCCACTTCACAAGGTTCAATCTTTCCCTCGAAAGGCCTGTCCATTTCACCcaagaaccaaaacccatcTCCAAATTCACCAACTTTGTACAACACAGCTAGAGTTTTCACTACTGCTTCAAGCTACAAGTTCAGTACTAAGAGAAACGGGACCCACTTTATACGTTTGCATTTCTTTCCGTTTAAAGCGCAAGACTTAGATTTATCTACTGCAAAGTTTAGTGTTTTAGTTAATGGGAATTTGTTGTTGAGTGATTTTAGTACCAAAGTTGTTGTGCTTAAAGAGTACGTATTTAGAGTTGATGATAATGCTCTTGAAATTTTGTTTAGTCCTGTTGGTAAATCAAGTTTTGGATTTGTGAATGCAATTGAAGTGTTTTCAGCTCCTAAGGATTTTATTCTTGATGAGGGAGCTAAATTGGTTAGTGCTAATGGAATTGAAGTGTACAAGAATCTTTCTTCACATGTTTTAGAGACAATTCATAGGATTAATGTTGGAGGTTCAAAATTGGTGCCTTTTAATGATACTGTGTGGAGAACTTGGATTCCTGATGaggattttcttgtttttaaatatgCTGCGAAACGTGCAGTTACTACTCGAGCTCCCAATTATCAGATTGGGGGAGCTAGTAGGGAGATTGCACCTGAAAATGTATATATGACTGCACAGCAGTTGAATAAGGATAATAACCCAATTCAGTCAAGATTTAACATCACATGGGATTTTCCAGTGGGATCTGTTGGGGTTCGGCACTTGGTTCGATTACATTTCTGTGATATTGTCAGTATTTCACTTAATCAGTTGTACTTTGATGTGTACCTAAACGAGTACTCCGCGGAAAGTGATTTTGATTTGTCATCCCTTACATTCCATGTACTTTCATCTCCAATGTATGTAGACTATATTGTGGATTCTAATGATTTAGGGGCTGTGCGTGTTAGTGTTGGACCTTCGGCCATTAGTGGTCCTTTGAAAGTCAATGCTATTTTGAATGGGGTCGAGATCATGAAGATGATAAATCCTTCTGGTTCGCAAAGTGGTTCCAAGAAGAGAACTGTTTGGATTGCGGTGGGTTCGAGTATAGGAGGCTTTGTTGTTCTGTGTTTGATTGTCTTTGTAGTAACACTTTCTTGTAAATGCAAGAAGAAGAAACCGAAACCAAGACGAGTAGAAAGTGCAGGATGGACACCTGTATGTGTTTATGGAGGTAGTACTCATGGTAGAATGTCAGAAGTGACTGTGAATGAATATCGCAGCTTGAAGATCCCTTTTGCTGACGTACAGTTGGCGACCAACAATTTTGATAACCGTCTGAAAATTGGTTCGGGTGGATTTGGTATTGTTTTCAAAGGTGTTCTTAAAGACAACACAAAGGTTGCTGTAAAGAGGGGTCTGCCAGGATCCAGGCAAGGGCTCCCGGAATTCCAATCTGAAATAACAGTTTTGTCGAAGATACGCCACCACCATCTTGTTTCCCTCATTGGGTATTGTGAAGAACAGTCAGAAATGATCCTTGTCTATGAGTACATGGAAAAAGGTCCATTGAAGGAACACTTGTATGGCCCGGGATGTTCTCATCTGTCCTGGAAGCAAAGGCTTGAGATTTGCATCGGTGCAGCAAGAGGAATTCACTACCTGCATACGGGTTCTGCTCAAGGCATTATCCATCGTGACATCAAGTCTACAAATATTTTGCTAGATGAAAATTACGTATCCAAGGTTGCTGATTTCGGTCTTTCACGATCAGGCCCATGTCTGGATGAGACTCATGTAAGTACTGGTGTAAAAGGAAGTTTTGGATATCTTGATCCAGAGTACTTCCGAAGACAGCAGCTTACTGACAAATCAGATGTTTATTCATTTGGAGTGGTGCTTTTGGAAGTTCTTTGTGCGAGGCCTGCAGTTGATCCCTTACTTGCTACGGAGCAGGTGAATTTAGCAGAATGGGCAATGCAATGGCAGAAGAAGGGCATGCTCGAGCAAATTATCGATCCTCATCTCGCGGGACAGATAAAGCAAAATTCTTTGAAGAAATTTGGAGAGACAGCAGAGAAATGTGTGGCTGACTACGGTGTCGATAGGCCAAGCATGGGCGATGTATTATGGAATTTGGAGCACGCGTTTCAGCTTCAAGAATCTGGTTCTGAACCATCAAGAGAACCACGCGAAGACAGCAATGTGAATGCACCGGAGCTCCCATCACCTAGAATAGCTCCCCAAGATCCATCAAATAACTCTGAGACTGAAACAGACAGTGGTGATGGTACCTCAGAGATTAAAAACAGCCAAGTTTTTTCACAGTTGATGACCAATGATGGCAGATAG